The window CAATATCAGGATATTCTGTTTCTGTCAGGGAGAGTATGAGATTTTTAAGGGTTTCTCCTTCAAGGTGGGATTTTGTTATTTTAATGCCATCAAGTAAAATTTCAAACTCTATTCCTGCATTTTTTAATTTGCCTTTTAGATTTTTGATCTTTTCAATTTGGTTTTCATCAAGAGGAATTTTTACAGGTTTTATCTCTTTTGACTCTAATCCGGTTGTTCTATATTTTTTCAGTAGTAGTTCATAATTAATTCTTTCACTTGCTACATGCTGATCTATAAAGTAAACCTCACCATCAAAATAAACAACAAGAAATGTATTTTCTATCTGGCCAATAATCTCAAACTGGCTGTTATACTTGGCTGTTTTTTGATTTAGGCTATAATTTATCTTAGGTTTTGATACATTTTCCAGTGCTTCTTTTGTCAGTTCCAAAACAGGATTTTCTTTTCTTAGCTTAACTTCTATTTTTGCAGGGTGGACATTATGGTCAACCATATAAGGTGGCAGTTCTAAGAATAAAATAGATATTGTTTTTCCAGCCTTTGATTTTAAAACTTTTTTAATAAGGCTGTTTCTGACAGGTCTTCCATTGATGTAAATAAACTCTTTTCCTGTCTGGTAATCCGGAAGTAAAAAGCCGTAAGCTTTTCCTGTCTGATTTTCCTGTGAAAAAGTTAGAATATTTTCTGCTTTTGGAAATAAATCTTTTATTCTCTGCCTTCTGTCTGCAGGTAAAAGGGTATAAATATTTTTCCCATCAACTTCAAGGCTAAAAAATACATTATTGTGGTAAATAGCATATCTTAAGAAAACATCTATTATGTGGTTTAATTCTGTCTTTTCTGATTTTAGGAATTTTTGCCGGACAGGAATATTGAAAAATAGGTCTTTAACTCTAACTGTTGTCCCTTCAGGTGCTCCTGTGTCTGTCAGATGTTTAAAAACTCCACCTTCTATATAAAGTTCCTTTCCCAGTGGAAAACCTTTTGCCCTTGAAATAAGACTAAATTTTGAAACAGAAGCGATACTTGCGAGGGCTTCTCCACGGAAACCATAGCTATCCAGTGCATACAGCTGGTCTATAGAAGAAATCTTGCTGGTTGCATGCCTATCAACTGCAAACATAATATCATCAGGGTGTATGCCTGTGCCGTTATCTTTTACCTCAATTAGTTTTTTTCCGCCTTTTTCAATTTTTATTTCTATTCTATCTGCCTGTGCATCAAGGGAGTTTTCTATTAACTCTTTTAAAACGCTTGCAGGTCTGTCTATTATTTCTCCTGCAGCTATTTTATTTATTATTTCTACAGGTAATTTTTTAATTCTCATTTTTTCCTCTTGTAAAACAGTTTCAGGGAAATAATATTATTTATTGCACAGATAATTTAAGAAAACAAAAAAAATTCTCAAGGAGGGCTGAACATGGCTGTAAAGAAACTGGAAAAATCTGAATGGGAAAGTTACTTTAACGAATTTGACAAGAAGTATAGGGAAGGACAAATTCCTGCAAAGGAAGTT of the Persephonella sp. genome contains:
- the mutL gene encoding DNA mismatch repair endonuclease MutL, giving the protein MRIKKLPVEIINKIAAGEIIDRPASVLKELIENSLDAQADRIEIKIEKGGKKLIEVKDNGTGIHPDDIMFAVDRHATSKISSIDQLYALDSYGFRGEALASIASVSKFSLISRAKGFPLGKELYIEGGVFKHLTDTGAPEGTTVRVKDLFFNIPVRQKFLKSEKTELNHIIDVFLRYAIYHNNVFFSLEVDGKNIYTLLPADRRQRIKDLFPKAENILTFSQENQTGKAYGFLLPDYQTGKEFIYINGRPVRNSLIKKVLKSKAGKTISILFLELPPYMVDHNVHPAKIEVKLRKENPVLELTKEALENVSKPKINYSLNQKTAKYNSQFEIIGQIENTFLVVYFDGEVYFIDQHVASERINYELLLKKYRTTGLESKEIKPVKIPLDENQIEKIKNLKGKLKNAGIEFEILLDGIKITKSHLEGETLKNLILSLTETEYPDIEIEKFLGEIACELSIEAGEILDDEEAKNLLKIWLATNNPNLCPHGRPIYYKIPVETIKKKVGRV